A genomic segment from Hypanus sabinus isolate sHypSab1 chromosome 8, sHypSab1.hap1, whole genome shotgun sequence encodes:
- the LOC132398280 gene encoding POU domain, class 3, transcription factor 4-like isoform X1: protein MATAASNLYMPSSSILTSNSIVPTDSSSMQQAGTFRGPQKLIQSDYLQGLPSNGHPLSHQWVTALPEGSPWSAAISPSPLSQQDVKPGREDLHAGASLHHRSAHIAHHSPHTNHPSAWGTAASHNSSITSVGQPLSIYSQPAFTVNGMLEHVGPPPPSATVGQSMHPGLRDSAEHGELAHHHCHDHSDEETPTSDELEQFAKQFKQRRIKLGFTQADVGLALGTLYGNVFSQTTICRFEALQLSFKNMCKLKPLLNKWLEEADSTTGSPTSIDKIAAQGRKRKKRTSIEVSVKGALETHFLKCPKPAAQEISSLADSLQLEKEVVRVWFCNRRQKEKRMTPPGVHQQDEVFSHSVDSETPSHHDL from the coding sequence ATGGCCACGGCAGCCTCCAACCTCTACATGCCGAGCAGTAGTATCCTCACATCCAACTCCATCGTCCCCACCGACTCATCGAGCATGCAGCAGGCGGGCACCTTCCGGGGCCCCCAGAAACTCATCCAAAGTGACTATCTGCAAGGACTGCCCAGCAACGGGCACCCCCTCTCTCACCAGTGGGTGACGGCTTTACCTGAAGGCAGCCCGTGGTCCGCGGCCATTTCTCCAAGTCCCCTGAGCCAGCAAGACGTGAAGCCTGGCAGGGAAGATCTTCACGCTGGCGCCAGTCTGCACCACCGCTCTGCGCACATTGCCCATCACTCTCCGCATACCAACCACCCGAGCGCATGGGGCACGGCCGCGTCTCACAACTCGTCCATCACCTCGGTCGGGCAGCCTCTCAGTATCTATTCCCAACCCGCCTTCACAGTCAACGGCATGTTGGAGCACGTCGGGCCGCCGCCACCGTCTGCAACCGTTGGCCAGTCAATGCACCCGGGTCTGAGGGACAGCGCCGAGCACGGGGAGCTGGCACACCACCACTGCCACGACCACTCAGACGAGGAAACCCCCACATCTGATGAGCTGGAACAATTTGCAAAGCAGTTCAAACAGAGGCGGATTAAACTGGGTTTCACCCAGGCAGATGTGGGACTGGCACTGGGAACCTTGTACGGAAACGTCTTCTCACAGACAACCATCTGCAGGTTCGAAGCCCTGCAGCTCAGTTTTAAGAACATGTGCAAACTCAAGCCCCTGTTGAACAAGTGGCTGGAGGAAGCAGACTCTACCACGGGCAGTCCAACCAGCATCGACAAGATAGCGGCTCAGGGCAGGAAACGAAAGAAGCGGACTTCCATAGAGGTGAGTGTGAAAGGTGCGCTAGAGACCCATTTCCTCAAATGTCCCAAACCTGCGGCCCAAGAAATTTCAAGTCTAGCCGACAGTTTGCAGTTAGAAAAAGAAGTTGTTCGGGTCTGGTTTTGTAACAGAagacagaaagaaaaaagaatgACCCCGCCTGGGGTACATCAACAGGACGAAGTGTTTTCGCATAGTGTTGATTCAGAGACGCCGTCACATCACGATCTTTAA
- the LOC132398280 gene encoding POU domain, class 3, transcription factor 4-like isoform X4 has protein sequence MATAASNLYMPSSSILTSNSIVPTDSSSMQQAGTFRGPQKLIQSDYLQGLPSNGHPLSHQWVTALPEGSPWSAAISPSPLSQQDVKPGREDLHAGASLHHRSAHIAHHSPHTNHPSAWGTAASHNSSITSVGQPLSIYSQPAFTVNGMLEHVGPPPPSATVGQSMHPGLRDSAEHGELAHHHCHDHSDEETPTSDELEQFAKQFKQRRIKLGFTQADVGLALGTLYGNVFSQTTICRFEALQLSFKNMCKLKPLLNKWLEEADSTTGSPTSIDKIAAQGRKRKKRTSIELKKLRRSGNKQMMTWCPFRFSSQ, from the coding sequence ATGGCCACGGCAGCCTCCAACCTCTACATGCCGAGCAGTAGTATCCTCACATCCAACTCCATCGTCCCCACCGACTCATCGAGCATGCAGCAGGCGGGCACCTTCCGGGGCCCCCAGAAACTCATCCAAAGTGACTATCTGCAAGGACTGCCCAGCAACGGGCACCCCCTCTCTCACCAGTGGGTGACGGCTTTACCTGAAGGCAGCCCGTGGTCCGCGGCCATTTCTCCAAGTCCCCTGAGCCAGCAAGACGTGAAGCCTGGCAGGGAAGATCTTCACGCTGGCGCCAGTCTGCACCACCGCTCTGCGCACATTGCCCATCACTCTCCGCATACCAACCACCCGAGCGCATGGGGCACGGCCGCGTCTCACAACTCGTCCATCACCTCGGTCGGGCAGCCTCTCAGTATCTATTCCCAACCCGCCTTCACAGTCAACGGCATGTTGGAGCACGTCGGGCCGCCGCCACCGTCTGCAACCGTTGGCCAGTCAATGCACCCGGGTCTGAGGGACAGCGCCGAGCACGGGGAGCTGGCACACCACCACTGCCACGACCACTCAGACGAGGAAACCCCCACATCTGATGAGCTGGAACAATTTGCAAAGCAGTTCAAACAGAGGCGGATTAAACTGGGTTTCACCCAGGCAGATGTGGGACTGGCACTGGGAACCTTGTACGGAAACGTCTTCTCACAGACAACCATCTGCAGGTTCGAAGCCCTGCAGCTCAGTTTTAAGAACATGTGCAAACTCAAGCCCCTGTTGAACAAGTGGCTGGAGGAAGCAGACTCTACCACGGGCAGTCCAACCAGCATCGACAAGATAGCGGCTCAGGGCAGGAAACGAAAGAAGCGGACTTCCATAGAG
- the LOC132398280 gene encoding POU domain, class 3, transcription factor 4-like isoform X3, whose translation MATAASNLYMPSSSILTSNSIVPTDSSSMQQAGTFRGPQKLIQSDYLQGLPSNGHPLSHQWVTALPEGSPWSAAISPSPLSQQDVKPGREDLHAGASLHHRSAHIAHHSPHTNHPSAWGTAASHNSSITSVGQPLSIYSQPAFTVNGMLEHVGPPPPSATVGQSMHPGLRDSAEHGELAHHHCHDHSDEETPTSDELEQFAKQFKQRRIKLGFTQADVGLALGTLYGNVFSQTTICRFEALQLSFKNMCKLKPLLNKWLEEADSTTGSPTSIDKIAAQGRKRKKRTSIEATNLSIAPAVDTFWRSKIHMLHNH comes from the coding sequence ATGGCCACGGCAGCCTCCAACCTCTACATGCCGAGCAGTAGTATCCTCACATCCAACTCCATCGTCCCCACCGACTCATCGAGCATGCAGCAGGCGGGCACCTTCCGGGGCCCCCAGAAACTCATCCAAAGTGACTATCTGCAAGGACTGCCCAGCAACGGGCACCCCCTCTCTCACCAGTGGGTGACGGCTTTACCTGAAGGCAGCCCGTGGTCCGCGGCCATTTCTCCAAGTCCCCTGAGCCAGCAAGACGTGAAGCCTGGCAGGGAAGATCTTCACGCTGGCGCCAGTCTGCACCACCGCTCTGCGCACATTGCCCATCACTCTCCGCATACCAACCACCCGAGCGCATGGGGCACGGCCGCGTCTCACAACTCGTCCATCACCTCGGTCGGGCAGCCTCTCAGTATCTATTCCCAACCCGCCTTCACAGTCAACGGCATGTTGGAGCACGTCGGGCCGCCGCCACCGTCTGCAACCGTTGGCCAGTCAATGCACCCGGGTCTGAGGGACAGCGCCGAGCACGGGGAGCTGGCACACCACCACTGCCACGACCACTCAGACGAGGAAACCCCCACATCTGATGAGCTGGAACAATTTGCAAAGCAGTTCAAACAGAGGCGGATTAAACTGGGTTTCACCCAGGCAGATGTGGGACTGGCACTGGGAACCTTGTACGGAAACGTCTTCTCACAGACAACCATCTGCAGGTTCGAAGCCCTGCAGCTCAGTTTTAAGAACATGTGCAAACTCAAGCCCCTGTTGAACAAGTGGCTGGAGGAAGCAGACTCTACCACGGGCAGTCCAACCAGCATCGACAAGATAGCGGCTCAGGGCAGGAAACGAAAGAAGCGGACTTCCATAGAG